A single Bifidobacterium scardovii JCM 12489 = DSM 13734 DNA region contains:
- a CDS encoding extracellular solute-binding protein encodes MMAHRSVTKKAVAAVAGISALSMALAGCGGGSEAKMEGGKPVVTVMVQQASTQVEVSKQKWAQSLEAKCDCKIEWQTVLDTAWAQQKNASLTGGDVADLSIRAYHPEDATQYPLFENLADDMDSLPNVKAFFEEQPIAKKMVEIDGQINALPSSRGQAFHASGQHMLINKTWLDKLGLKAPTTWDELTNVLEAFKTQDPNGNGKADEIPMNVRALGTDALGGWWNMFLLINGTGVVTQFNAGPSANGIAVKDGKVYNWATSDQFKEVVKYYNELFGKGLIPKDALTKDFSKYQAELQSDGETALTGVIFGWDGTAFGALDSKLYKEYEAIPVPAAPGVSQDETVWDGSGDYNEYEDYHMSMKKDLPEATKTAALKIINTLYSQDYAIQQMYGSIPDYVTKDDDKTYTVSDKYYTETNNGKSPAINDRLAGWVPNDVTIKNAQDSDSVQLVDKVYAEQYSHYDQTKDMMPVYVRLNTEDSNTFSNNNAQIWNYAIPIISKWLLNGGIDEQWDNYVKTIDDYGMKQNVEMWQKAYDKAVK; translated from the coding sequence ATGATGGCACATCGGAGTGTAACGAAGAAGGCCGTGGCCGCGGTCGCCGGAATCAGCGCGCTGTCCATGGCGCTCGCCGGATGCGGCGGCGGCAGCGAGGCGAAGATGGAGGGCGGCAAGCCCGTCGTCACCGTTATGGTGCAGCAGGCATCCACCCAGGTCGAGGTCTCCAAGCAGAAGTGGGCGCAGAGCCTGGAGGCCAAGTGCGACTGCAAGATCGAATGGCAGACCGTGCTCGACACCGCCTGGGCCCAGCAGAAGAACGCCTCCCTGACCGGCGGCGACGTGGCCGATCTGTCCATTCGCGCCTACCACCCGGAAGACGCCACGCAGTACCCGTTGTTCGAGAACCTCGCCGACGATATGGACTCGCTGCCGAACGTCAAGGCGTTCTTCGAGGAGCAGCCCATCGCCAAGAAGATGGTGGAGATCGACGGCCAGATCAACGCGCTGCCGTCCTCGCGCGGTCAGGCGTTCCACGCGTCCGGCCAGCACATGCTCATCAACAAGACCTGGCTGGACAAGCTGGGCCTGAAGGCTCCGACCACCTGGGACGAGCTGACCAACGTGCTCGAGGCCTTCAAGACCCAGGATCCGAACGGCAACGGCAAGGCCGATGAGATCCCGATGAACGTGCGTGCCCTCGGCACCGACGCCCTCGGCGGCTGGTGGAACATGTTCCTGCTCATCAACGGCACGGGCGTGGTCACTCAGTTCAACGCCGGCCCGTCCGCCAACGGCATCGCCGTGAAGGACGGCAAGGTCTACAACTGGGCCACTTCCGACCAGTTCAAGGAAGTGGTGAAGTACTACAACGAGCTGTTCGGCAAGGGGCTGATTCCCAAGGACGCCCTGACCAAGGACTTTTCCAAGTACCAGGCCGAGCTGCAGTCCGACGGCGAGACCGCGCTGACCGGCGTGATCTTCGGCTGGGACGGCACCGCCTTCGGCGCGCTGGATTCCAAGCTGTACAAGGAATACGAGGCTATCCCGGTGCCGGCTGCCCCGGGCGTCTCCCAGGATGAGACCGTATGGGATGGCTCCGGCGACTACAACGAGTACGAGGACTATCACATGTCCATGAAGAAGGATCTGCCGGAGGCCACCAAGACCGCCGCGCTGAAGATCATCAACACCCTGTACTCGCAGGACTACGCCATCCAGCAGATGTACGGCTCCATCCCGGACTACGTCACCAAGGATGACGACAAGACCTACACCGTCTCCGACAAGTACTACACCGAGACCAACAACGGCAAGTCCCCGGCCATCAACGACCGTCTCGCCGGCTGGGTGCCGAACGACGTGACCATCAAGAACGCGCAGGACTCCGACTCCGTGCAGCTGGTGGACAAGGTGTATGCCGAGCAGTACTCGCACTATGACCAGACCAAGGATATGATGCCGGTCTACGTGCGCCTGAACACGGAGGACTCCAACACCTTCTCCAACAACAACGCGCAGATCTGGAACTACGCCATCCCGATCATCTCCAAGTGGCTGCTCAACGGTGGCATTGACGAACAGTGGGACAACTACGTCAAGACCATTGATGATTACGGCA
- a CDS encoding LacI family DNA-binding transcriptional regulator — translation MHGKTATLRDIADEVGLTTMTVSKALRNQPGVKASTRARIVAAAERLNYRGNLSASMLKSGRSGIVRIIVNEYNLPFYSQLIDALSAEVLRNGMTPFLQETRYSVQYAQEAMRNPMFDGSMFDGSIIQANGLSDSSLREIQANGPTVLLDSCLTAPTISTVNWPNEEGVRAAVQHLIDRGCSNIGIVTTSPYLTARELMADHDTNSAIRLRGARAALVNNNLPYDPAHVITIQGLAEPQARELAHRLADGHAAFDGYACMNDSAALGLIRGFADQGVRVPQDARVIGFDGIRTGEFSVPSLSTIAVDLDQLAQLAVAQILRQISDPDNNRYPTVTTVGYQLIERESTR, via the coding sequence ATGCACGGGAAAACCGCCACCCTGAGGGATATCGCCGACGAAGTCGGGCTGACGACCATGACCGTATCGAAGGCGCTGCGTAACCAACCCGGCGTCAAGGCCTCCACCCGGGCGCGGATCGTGGCCGCCGCCGAGCGGCTGAACTATCGGGGGAACCTATCGGCCAGCATGCTCAAATCAGGCCGCAGCGGAATCGTCCGCATCATCGTGAACGAATACAACCTGCCTTTCTACTCGCAGCTGATCGATGCCCTGTCCGCGGAGGTGCTGCGCAACGGCATGACGCCGTTCCTGCAGGAGACCCGCTACTCCGTGCAGTACGCGCAGGAGGCCATGCGCAACCCTATGTTCGACGGCAGCATGTTCGACGGCAGCATCATCCAAGCCAACGGACTGTCCGACAGCTCGTTGAGGGAGATCCAAGCCAACGGCCCGACGGTGCTGCTCGATTCCTGTCTCACCGCGCCAACCATCAGCACCGTGAACTGGCCGAACGAGGAGGGCGTACGCGCCGCGGTCCAGCATCTCATCGATCGGGGCTGCAGCAATATCGGAATCGTCACCACCAGCCCGTATCTCACGGCACGCGAGCTCATGGCGGACCACGACACCAACAGCGCCATCCGTCTGCGCGGCGCTCGAGCTGCTTTGGTGAACAACAACCTGCCGTATGACCCGGCGCATGTCATTACGATCCAAGGGCTCGCCGAACCTCAGGCGCGTGAGCTCGCCCATCGACTTGCCGACGGCCATGCCGCATTCGACGGATACGCATGCATGAACGATTCGGCGGCGCTCGGCCTGATCCGCGGCTTTGCGGATCAAGGCGTCCGCGTGCCCCAGGATGCGCGGGTCATCGGGTTCGACGGCATTCGCACCGGCGAATTCTCCGTGCCGTCGCTCAGCACCATCGCCGTGGACCTCGACCAGCTCGCGCAGCTCGCCGTCGCCCAGATCCTGCGCCAGATCAGCGATCCGGACAACAACCGCTACCCGACCGTGACCACGGTTGGCTACCAGCTCATCGAGCGGGAATCGACGCGATAA